Proteins encoded together in one Thermomonospora curvata DSM 43183 window:
- a CDS encoding TrkH family potassium uptake protein, producing the protein MSPAARLLARFQHPAQIVAVAFAAAIAVGTTLLALPVATAPGESTGALTALFTATTAVCITGLATVDTASHWSPFGQVVILVLMQAGGLGIMTLATLFALLVSGRLGLRARMLAQAETKALQGTGLRRVVRNIVLFSLCSEAVVAAVLGLRLALAYDEPAARAAYLGIFHAVSAFNNGGLALWPDSMMRFVADPWVLLPVALAVVLGGLGFPVVFELVRAWRRPKTWTVLTRITLGVSAALLAGGTLLFTIVEWHNPRTLGPLPDQTKFLAGFFTAVMPRSGGLNAIDISQMRPESWLATDILMFIGAGSAGTGGGIKVTTFGLLAFVMWAELRGEDRVNVGHRRLAGPVQRQALTIALLSVGLVALGTFVLLSLVPYALDRVLLEVVSAFGTVGLSTGITPHLPPGGQLLLVALMFVGRVGPLTVFSALALRERTRRYELPEERPIVG; encoded by the coding sequence ATGTCGCCTGCCGCCAGGCTGCTGGCCCGCTTCCAGCACCCCGCGCAGATCGTCGCGGTGGCCTTCGCCGCCGCCATCGCGGTGGGCACCACGCTGCTGGCCCTGCCGGTGGCCACCGCGCCGGGGGAGTCCACCGGCGCGCTGACCGCCCTGTTCACCGCCACCACGGCGGTGTGCATCACCGGGCTGGCCACCGTGGACACCGCCTCCCACTGGTCGCCGTTCGGCCAGGTGGTGATCTTGGTGCTGATGCAGGCCGGCGGGCTGGGCATCATGACGCTGGCGACGTTGTTCGCCCTGCTGGTCTCCGGGCGGCTGGGACTGCGCGCCCGGATGCTGGCGCAGGCGGAGACCAAGGCCCTGCAGGGCACCGGCCTGCGCCGGGTGGTGCGCAACATCGTGCTGTTCAGCCTGTGCTCGGAGGCCGTGGTGGCCGCGGTGCTGGGGCTGCGGCTGGCTCTCGCCTACGACGAGCCGGCCGCCCGGGCCGCCTATCTCGGGATCTTCCACGCCGTCTCGGCGTTCAACAACGGCGGGCTGGCGCTGTGGCCGGACAGCATGATGCGCTTCGTCGCCGACCCGTGGGTGCTGCTGCCGGTGGCGCTGGCGGTGGTGCTGGGCGGGCTGGGTTTTCCGGTGGTGTTCGAGCTGGTCCGCGCCTGGCGGCGGCCCAAGACCTGGACGGTGCTGACCCGCATCACCCTCGGGGTGAGCGCGGCGCTGCTGGCCGGCGGCACGCTGCTGTTCACGATCGTCGAATGGCACAACCCCCGCACCCTGGGGCCGCTGCCCGACCAGACCAAGTTCCTGGCGGGCTTCTTCACCGCCGTGATGCCCCGCTCCGGCGGGCTGAACGCCATCGACATCTCCCAGATGCGCCCGGAGAGCTGGCTGGCCACCGACATCCTGATGTTCATCGGCGCCGGCAGCGCCGGCACCGGCGGCGGCATCAAGGTCACCACCTTCGGGCTGCTGGCCTTTGTGATGTGGGCCGAGCTGCGCGGGGAGGACCGGGTCAACGTCGGGCACCGCCGGCTGGCCGGCCCGGTGCAGCGGCAGGCGCTGACCATCGCGCTGCTGAGCGTGGGACTGGTCGCACTGGGCACCTTCGTCCTGCTGTCCCTGGTGCCCTATGCGCTGGACCGGGTGCTGCTGGAGGTGGTCTCGGCGTTCGGCACGGTGGGCCTGAGCACCGGCATCACCCCCCACCTGCCGCCGGGCGGGCAGCTGCTGCTGGTGGCGCTGATGTTCGTGGGCCGGGTCGGCCCGCTGACCGTCTTCTCGGCGCTGGCGCTGCGCGAACGCACCCGGCGCTATGAACTTCCAGAGGAGCGACCCATCGTTGGCTGA
- a CDS encoding potassium channel family protein: protein MNFQRSDPSLADRGNDPVVVIGLGRFGSSLALELVRLGTEVLAIDNRPKVVQALAGQITQIATADSTDIEALRQLGVPEFYRAVVAIGSDIEASILTTSLLVELEVEDIWAKAISRQHGRILERIGATHVVLPEHDMGERVAHMVSGRMLDYVAVDENFALVKTRPPRELVGRPLGETGLRRKYGVTVVSVKSEGEEFTYATPDTVLQYGDVIIVAGPIAKVERFSELV, encoded by the coding sequence ATGAACTTCCAGAGGAGCGACCCATCGTTGGCTGACAGAGGAAACGATCCCGTGGTGGTGATCGGGCTGGGCCGGTTCGGCAGCTCGCTGGCGCTGGAACTGGTCCGGCTGGGCACCGAGGTGCTGGCCATCGACAACCGGCCCAAGGTGGTGCAGGCGCTGGCCGGGCAGATCACCCAGATCGCCACCGCCGACTCCACCGACATCGAGGCGCTGCGGCAGCTGGGGGTGCCGGAGTTCTACCGGGCCGTGGTGGCCATCGGCAGCGACATCGAGGCCAGCATCCTGACCACCTCGCTGCTGGTGGAGCTGGAGGTCGAGGACATCTGGGCCAAGGCCATCAGCCGCCAGCACGGCCGGATCCTGGAGCGCATCGGCGCCACCCATGTGGTGCTGCCCGAGCACGACATGGGCGAGCGCGTGGCCCACATGGTCAGCGGCCGGATGCTCGACTATGTGGCGGTGGACGAGAACTTCGCGCTGGTCAAGACCCGCCCGCCCCGGGAGCTGGTGGGCCGGCCGCTGGGGGAGACCGGGCTGCGCCGCAAGTACGGGGTGACCGTGGTGTCGGTCAAGAGCGAAGGGGAGGAGTTCACCTACGCCACGCCCGACACCGTGCTGCAGTACGGCGATGTGATCATCGTCGCCGGGCCCATCGCCAAGGTGGAGCGCTTTTCAGAACTGGTGTGA
- a CDS encoding potassium channel family protein, with translation MRVAIAGAGAVGRSIAQELLANGHEVLLIDKDPKAIKVEMVPRAEWLLADACEIASLDDAALERCQVVVASSGDDKVNLVVSLLAKTEYGVPRVVARINHPKNEWLFNESWGVDVAVSTPRLLSALVEEAVSVGDLVRLMTFRQGEANLVELTLPEDAPLGGRRVGSVTWPRDTALVAILREGRVLVPAPDDTLEPGDELLFVAGQDVEDELAELLSSR, from the coding sequence ATGAGGGTGGCGATCGCCGGAGCGGGGGCGGTGGGCCGCTCGATCGCCCAGGAGCTGCTGGCCAACGGCCACGAGGTGCTGCTGATCGACAAGGACCCCAAGGCCATCAAGGTGGAGATGGTGCCGCGCGCCGAGTGGCTGCTGGCCGACGCCTGCGAGATCGCCTCGCTGGACGACGCGGCGCTGGAGCGCTGCCAGGTGGTGGTGGCCTCCTCCGGGGACGACAAGGTCAATCTGGTGGTGTCGCTGCTGGCCAAGACCGAGTACGGGGTGCCCCGGGTGGTGGCCCGCATCAACCACCCCAAGAACGAGTGGCTGTTCAACGAGTCGTGGGGGGTGGATGTGGCGGTGTCCACCCCGCGGCTGCTGTCGGCCCTGGTGGAGGAGGCGGTCAGCGTCGGGGACCTGGTCCGCCTGATGACCTTCCGGCAGGGGGAGGCCAACTTGGTGGAGCTGACGCTGCCGGAGGACGCCCCGCTGGGCGGCCGCCGGGTCGGCTCGGTGACCTGGCCGCGCGACACCGCGCTGGTGGCGATCCTGCGGGAGGGCCGGGTGCTGGTGCCGGCGCCCGACGACACCCTGGAGCCGGGCGATGAACTGCTGTTCGTGGCCGGGCAGGACGTGGAGGACGAGCTGGCCGAGCTGCTGTCGTCCCGCTGA
- a CDS encoding potassium channel family protein, which translates to MHIVIMGCGRVGSTLAHILEDKGHSVAIIDQSPEAFRRLRGGFRGRRVTGVGFDRDVLQEAGIEHASAFVAVSSGDNSNIISARVARETFGVENVVARIYDPRRAEVYQRLGIPTVATVRWTADQILRRLLPDGAMPLWRDPNGEVILAELGIDPSWVGTKVTTFEEAVRTRVAFLSRMGESIVPDAETVIQDGDIVHVMARSDDLERLSKAAARRPEGDFR; encoded by the coding sequence GTGCATATCGTGATCATGGGGTGCGGGCGGGTCGGCTCGACGCTCGCTCACATCCTGGAGGACAAGGGCCATTCGGTGGCGATCATCGACCAGAGCCCGGAGGCGTTCCGCCGGCTGCGCGGCGGGTTCCGGGGCCGCCGGGTGACCGGGGTCGGGTTCGACCGGGACGTCCTGCAGGAGGCCGGCATCGAGCACGCCTCCGCGTTCGTGGCCGTCAGCAGCGGCGACAACTCCAACATCATCTCCGCGCGGGTGGCCCGGGAGACCTTCGGCGTGGAGAACGTGGTGGCGCGCATCTACGACCCCCGGCGGGCCGAGGTCTACCAGCGGCTGGGCATCCCCACGGTGGCGACCGTGCGGTGGACCGCCGACCAGATCCTGCGGCGGCTGCTGCCGGACGGGGCGATGCCGCTGTGGCGCGACCCCAACGGCGAGGTCATCTTGGCCGAGCTGGGCATCGACCCCTCCTGGGTGGGCACCAAGGTGACCACTTTCGAGGAGGCGGTGCGCACCCGGGTGGCCTTCCTGTCCCGCATGGGGGAGTCGATCGTGCCGGACGCCGAGACGGTGATCCAGGACGGCGACATCGTGCACGTGATGGCACGGTCCGATGACCTCGAACGGCTCAGCAAGGCGGCGGCACGGCGTCCGGAAGGAGACTTCAGATGA
- a CDS encoding APC family permease, whose protein sequence is MSKVPDLVKRVLVGRALRSAQLREELLPKRIALPIFASDPLSSVAYAPQELLMMLALAGASFYAYGPWVALAIAALMAVVVASYRQNVRAYPSGGGDYEVAKTNLGSTAGLTVASALLVDYVLTVAVSVSSGVENAGSAFPFITEHKVAAALIIIALLTVMNLRGVREAGTLFALPTYAFVAGVLGMIAVGLFRLQVAGDELRAPTADLEIRAEQTELAGLAMLFLLLRAFSSGCAALTGVEAISNGVPAFRKPKSRNAATTLLMMGLIAITMFGGVIALALASQVRVAEHPAEDLLRDGRPVGEDYVQEPVLAQVAAAVFGHGSVPFLYIAVVTALTLFLAANTAYNGFPVLGSILARDGYMPRQLHTRGDRLAFSNGILTLAAMAALLVYAFRAEVTKLIQLYIVGVFVSFTLGQIGMVRHWNRLLRTETDLRERARMHRSRMINAVGGTVTGVVLVIVLITKFTHGAWIVCIAIPALFALMKGIRRHYDTVARELAPTGEDVALPARNHAIVLVSKLHKPTLRALAYARATRPSTLEAVTVAVDPAEVARLREEWEALDLPVPLKILDSPYREVTRPVLDYVRKVRRRSPRDVVTVFVPEYVVGHWWENLLHNQSALRMKTRLLFVPGVMVTSVPWQLASSDRLRKRRERAASGGVRRPYAGTPEADRTRAGGGIVSGRD, encoded by the coding sequence GTGTCGAAGGTTCCGGACCTGGTCAAGCGGGTCCTGGTGGGACGGGCGCTGCGCAGTGCGCAGCTGCGCGAGGAACTGCTCCCCAAACGCATCGCGTTGCCGATCTTCGCCAGCGACCCGCTGTCCTCGGTGGCCTACGCGCCGCAGGAACTGCTGATGATGCTGGCGCTGGCGGGCGCGTCCTTTTACGCCTACGGCCCCTGGGTCGCGCTGGCCATCGCGGCGCTGATGGCCGTGGTCGTCGCCTCCTACCGGCAGAACGTGCGCGCCTATCCCAGCGGCGGCGGCGACTATGAGGTCGCCAAGACCAATCTGGGCTCCACCGCGGGGCTGACGGTGGCCAGCGCGCTGCTGGTGGACTACGTGCTGACGGTGGCGGTGTCGGTCTCCTCCGGGGTGGAGAACGCCGGCTCGGCCTTCCCCTTCATCACCGAGCACAAGGTCGCCGCGGCGCTGATCATCATCGCCCTGCTCACCGTGATGAACCTGCGCGGGGTCCGCGAGGCCGGCACCCTGTTCGCCCTGCCCACCTACGCCTTCGTGGCGGGCGTGCTGGGGATGATCGCCGTCGGGCTGTTCCGGCTGCAGGTCGCCGGGGACGAGCTGCGCGCCCCCACCGCCGATCTGGAGATCAGGGCCGAGCAGACCGAGCTGGCCGGCCTTGCGATGCTGTTTTTGCTGCTGCGGGCCTTCTCCTCCGGCTGTGCGGCACTGACCGGGGTGGAGGCCATCAGCAACGGCGTGCCGGCCTTCCGCAAGCCCAAGAGCCGCAACGCCGCCACCACGCTGCTGATGATGGGGCTGATCGCGATCACCATGTTCGGCGGGGTGATCGCGCTGGCGCTGGCCTCGCAGGTGCGGGTGGCCGAGCATCCCGCCGAGGACCTGCTGCGCGACGGCCGCCCGGTGGGGGAGGACTACGTCCAGGAGCCGGTCCTCGCTCAGGTCGCCGCGGCGGTGTTCGGCCACGGCTCGGTGCCGTTCCTGTACATCGCCGTCGTCACCGCGCTGACCCTGTTCCTGGCGGCCAACACCGCCTACAACGGCTTCCCCGTGCTGGGGTCGATCCTGGCCCGCGACGGCTACATGCCCCGCCAGCTGCACACCCGCGGCGACCGGCTGGCCTTCAGCAACGGCATCCTCACCCTGGCCGCGATGGCCGCGCTGCTGGTCTACGCCTTCCGGGCCGAGGTGACCAAGCTGATCCAGCTTTACATCGTCGGGGTGTTCGTCTCCTTCACCCTCGGCCAGATCGGCATGGTCCGGCACTGGAACCGGCTGCTGCGCACCGAGACCGACCTGCGCGAGCGCGCCCGCATGCACCGCAGCCGGATGATCAACGCCGTGGGCGGCACGGTCACCGGCGTCGTGCTGGTGATCGTGCTGATCACCAAGTTCACCCACGGCGCCTGGATCGTGTGCATCGCCATACCGGCGCTGTTCGCGCTGATGAAGGGCATCCGGCGGCACTACGACACGGTGGCCCGGGAGCTGGCGCCCACCGGGGAGGACGTGGCGCTGCCGGCCCGCAACCACGCCATCGTGCTGGTGTCCAAGCTGCACAAGCCGACGCTGCGGGCGCTGGCCTATGCGCGGGCCACCCGCCCCTCCACCCTGGAGGCGGTCACCGTGGCGGTCGATCCGGCCGAGGTCGCCAGGCTGCGCGAGGAGTGGGAGGCGCTGGACCTGCCGGTGCCGCTGAAGATCCTGGACTCCCCCTACCGGGAGGTCACCCGGCCGGTGCTGGATTACGTGCGCAAGGTGCGGCGGCGCAGCCCCCGCGATGTGGTGACGGTGTTCGTGCCCGAGTACGTGGTCGGCCACTGGTGGGAGAACCTGCTGCACAACCAGAGCGCGCTGCGCATGAAGACCCGGCTGCTGTTCGTGCCCGGGGTGATGGTCACCAGCGTGCCCTGGCAGCTGGCCTCCTCCGACCGGCTGCGCAAACGCCGCGAGCGGGCCGCCTCCGGCGGGGTGCGCCGCCCGTACGCGGGAACCCCGGAGGCGGATCGCACCCGCGCCGGTGGCGGTATCGTGTCGGGACGTGACTGA
- a CDS encoding class I SAM-dependent RNA methyltransferase, translated as MTDLRLDSAVPDVLELDIEAVANGGWCVARHEGRVVFVRHTLPGERVKAKVTERTRKFLRADAVEILRASPDRVDPPCPFAGPGRCGGCDWQHVALPAQRRLKAEVISEQLARLAGIERAVVVEEVPDPHTGRDGAAGRGDGLGWRTRVQFAVRDDGVVGLRRHRSHQIEPIDECLIAHPGVEAIGIERKRWPGAAGVEGVVSAGTGDRVVALRERAARSRGGRHSAKVPRLDVPVRLLRGRQTPGGRVPYVREVAAGRLWQVSGSGFWQVHPGAAQTLADAVLAALEPRPGEIALDLYCGVGLFAGVLGERVGPEGLVVGVEADPQAVRDARFNLRDLPHVSIERGRVEEVIAELEFGRSRPGGAREEGVRADVVVLDPPRTGAGRRVVERIAELAGRKIAYVSCDTATLARDLAYFGERGWRLQSLRAFDAFPMTHHVELLATLVPA; from the coding sequence GTGACTGATCTCCGCCTCGACTCTGCGGTCCCGGACGTTCTCGAACTCGACATCGAGGCGGTGGCCAACGGCGGCTGGTGCGTGGCCCGCCACGAGGGACGGGTGGTGTTCGTCCGGCACACCCTGCCCGGGGAGCGGGTCAAGGCCAAGGTGACCGAGCGCACCCGCAAGTTCCTGCGCGCCGATGCGGTGGAGATCCTGCGGGCCTCCCCGGACCGGGTGGACCCGCCCTGCCCGTTCGCCGGTCCCGGCCGCTGCGGCGGCTGCGACTGGCAGCACGTGGCGCTGCCCGCCCAGCGCCGGCTCAAGGCCGAGGTGATCTCCGAGCAGCTGGCCCGCCTGGCCGGGATCGAGCGCGCCGTGGTGGTCGAAGAGGTCCCCGACCCGCACACAGGCCGGGACGGCGCGGCCGGGCGCGGAGACGGCCTGGGCTGGCGGACGCGCGTGCAGTTCGCCGTCCGCGACGACGGGGTGGTGGGGCTGCGCCGGCACCGCTCCCACCAGATCGAGCCGATCGACGAGTGCCTGATCGCCCACCCCGGGGTGGAGGCGATCGGCATCGAGCGCAAACGCTGGCCGGGCGCGGCGGGCGTGGAGGGCGTCGTGTCGGCCGGCACCGGCGACCGGGTGGTGGCGCTGCGCGAGCGGGCGGCCCGCTCCCGCGGCGGCCGGCACTCGGCGAAGGTGCCCCGGCTGGACGTCCCGGTGCGGCTGCTGCGCGGCCGCCAGACGCCGGGCGGGCGCGTCCCGTATGTGCGGGAGGTGGCGGCGGGAAGGCTGTGGCAGGTCAGCGGCAGCGGGTTCTGGCAGGTCCACCCGGGGGCGGCCCAGACGCTGGCCGACGCGGTGCTGGCCGCGCTGGAACCCCGGCCGGGCGAGATCGCGCTGGATCTGTACTGCGGGGTGGGGCTGTTCGCCGGGGTGCTGGGCGAGCGGGTGGGGCCCGAGGGCCTGGTGGTCGGGGTCGAGGCCGATCCCCAGGCGGTCCGGGACGCCCGGTTCAACCTGCGGGATCTGCCGCATGTCTCGATCGAGCGGGGCCGGGTCGAGGAGGTCATCGCCGAGCTGGAGTTCGGCCGCTCCCGCCCCGGCGGCGCCCGCGAGGAGGGGGTGCGGGCCGATGTGGTGGTGCTGGACCCGCCGCGCACCGGGGCCGGCCGCCGGGTGGTGGAGCGCATCGCCGAACTGGCCGGACGCAAGATCGCCTATGTCTCCTGCGACACCGCCACGCTGGCCCGCGACCTGGCCTACTTCGGGGAGCGCGGGTGGCGGCTGCAGTCGCTGCGCGCCTTCGACGCCTTCCCCATGACCCACCACGTGGAGCTGTTGGCGACCTTGGTTCCCGCTTGA
- a CDS encoding helix-turn-helix domain-containing protein, whose protein sequence is MAGQVDRERVAKYVVARRGSLGLTQEQLAERAGVTVKTIYNLESGGRWPQARTRGAIEAALRWRPGDLVRIGEGQEPSVIPEEAAEPDLDTVVRELRELEAYFADLRADSGERRRMALAFLRALYGEAGRPPSDPPPGRSE, encoded by the coding sequence ATGGCTGGGCAGGTTGATCGGGAACGCGTCGCCAAGTACGTGGTCGCCCGGCGCGGCTCGCTCGGACTGACGCAAGAGCAGCTCGCCGAGCGCGCCGGAGTGACCGTGAAGACGATCTACAACCTGGAGTCCGGTGGCCGCTGGCCGCAGGCGCGCACCCGGGGGGCGATCGAGGCCGCGCTGCGCTGGCGTCCCGGCGACCTGGTGCGGATCGGCGAGGGACAGGAGCCCTCGGTGATCCCGGAGGAGGCGGCCGAGCCCGATCTGGACACCGTCGTGCGCGAGTTGCGGGAGCTGGAGGCCTACTTCGCCGACCTGCGGGCCGACTCCGGCGAGCGCCGCCGGATGGCGCTGGCCTTTCTGCGCGCTCTCTACGGGGAGGCCGGCAGGCCCCCCTCCGACCCTCCCCCGGGCCGTTCCGAGTGA
- a CDS encoding class I SAM-dependent methyltransferase, translating to MTTRNRARLSYKLRYAASNPRLVLPYARRLARDTWLRLRTRDHVSYYRAVMRSDTARNPDGAVGTPTHERWLALGQMQFDYLADHGLRPQDRMLEIGCGNLRAGWRFIQYLETGNYYGVDISPDILFSAQDTIIRYELQHKLPHLTPVQDLRLDFLPSGHFTVIHAHSVFSHSPIEVIDECLAHVGRLLAPGGFFDFTYNETEGEEHHVLREDFYYRRQTLIDLAESYGLVARPMDDWRKTGHKQSKIRITLPAGGEAEPRG from the coding sequence ATGACGACTCGCAACCGCGCCCGCCTGTCCTACAAGCTCCGCTACGCCGCTTCCAACCCCCGGCTGGTCCTCCCCTATGCGCGCCGCCTGGCCCGTGACACGTGGCTGCGCCTGCGCACCAGGGATCATGTGAGCTACTACCGGGCGGTGATGCGTTCCGACACCGCCCGCAACCCCGACGGCGCGGTCGGCACCCCCACCCATGAGCGGTGGCTGGCGCTGGGGCAGATGCAGTTCGACTACCTGGCCGACCACGGGCTGCGCCCGCAGGACCGGATGCTGGAGATCGGCTGCGGCAATCTGCGGGCCGGCTGGCGCTTCATTCAGTACCTGGAGACCGGCAACTACTACGGGGTCGACATCTCCCCCGACATCCTGTTCTCCGCCCAGGACACCATCATCCGCTACGAGCTGCAGCACAAGCTTCCGCACCTGACCCCGGTGCAGGACCTGCGGCTGGACTTCCTGCCGTCGGGTCACTTCACGGTGATCCACGCCCACAGCGTGTTCTCCCACAGCCCGATCGAGGTGATCGACGAGTGCCTGGCCCATGTCGGCCGGCTGCTGGCGCCCGGCGGTTTCTTCGACTTCACCTACAACGAGACCGAGGGCGAAGAGCACCACGTGCTGCGGGAGGACTTCTACTACCGCAGGCAGACGCTGATCGACCTCGCCGAGTCCTACGGGCTGGTGGCCCGGCCGATGGACGACTGGCGCAAGACCGGCCACAAGCAGTCCAAGATCCGCATCACGCTTCCCGCGGGCGGCGAGGCCGAGCCGCGGGGGTAG
- a CDS encoding LLM class F420-dependent oxidoreductase, whose protein sequence is MRLRIFTEPQQGASYDTLLRVAKAAEDLGFDAFFRSDHYLKMGDVSGEPGPTDAWITLAALARETSRIRLGTLMTAATFRHPGPLAISVAQVDQMSGGRVEFGIGTGWYTAEHTAYGIPFPSLRERFERLEEQLEIITGLWRTPPGQTYSFEGAHYRLVDSPALPKPVQPGGPPVLIGGVGAKRTPRLAARFAHEYNVPFNRPEETRQAFERVRAACEQAGRTEPMVYSAAQVICCGRNEAEVARRAQAIGREVDELRENGLAGTPGEVLDKLGRFAEFGTECVYLQVLDLSDLDHLELLAGEVLAKL, encoded by the coding sequence ATGCGACTGCGGATCTTCACCGAGCCCCAGCAGGGGGCCAGCTACGACACGCTGCTGCGGGTCGCCAAGGCGGCCGAGGATCTGGGCTTCGACGCCTTCTTCCGCTCCGACCACTACCTGAAGATGGGCGATGTGTCCGGAGAGCCCGGACCCACCGACGCCTGGATCACCCTGGCCGCGTTGGCCCGCGAGACCAGCCGCATCCGGCTCGGCACGCTGATGACCGCCGCCACCTTCCGCCACCCCGGGCCGCTGGCGATCTCGGTGGCGCAGGTGGACCAGATGAGCGGCGGCCGGGTCGAGTTCGGCATCGGCACCGGCTGGTACACCGCCGAGCACACCGCCTACGGCATCCCCTTCCCCAGCCTGCGCGAGCGGTTCGAACGGCTGGAGGAGCAGCTGGAGATCATCACCGGGCTGTGGCGCACCCCGCCTGGGCAGACCTACTCCTTCGAGGGCGCCCACTACCGGCTGGTGGACTCTCCGGCGCTGCCCAAGCCCGTCCAGCCCGGCGGCCCGCCAGTGCTCATCGGCGGGGTCGGCGCCAAGCGCACCCCCCGCCTGGCGGCGCGCTTCGCCCACGAGTACAACGTGCCGTTCAACCGGCCGGAGGAGACCCGGCAGGCCTTCGAGCGGGTCCGCGCGGCCTGCGAGCAGGCCGGCCGCACCGAGCCGATGGTGTACTCGGCGGCCCAGGTGATCTGCTGCGGCCGGAACGAGGCCGAGGTCGCCCGGCGCGCCCAGGCCATCGGCCGCGAGGTCGATGAGCTGCGCGAGAACGGCCTGGCCGGCACCCCCGGCGAGGTGCTCGACAAGCTCGGCCGCTTCGCCGAGTTCGGCACCGAGTGCGTCTACCTGCAGGTGCTGGACCTGTCCGACCTGGACCACCTGGAGCTGCTGGCCGGCGAGGTGCTCGCCAAGCTGTAA
- a CDS encoding TIGR02452 family protein: MNRHSRRAIAAETVEILERGRYTAPSGRVVPIADHVAQAVRGTRLYRPEKLAVLLEGLGAASDGAPTRIEVTEETTLAAARRLTGAAGDQVACLNFASAEHPGGGFLSGAHAQEEGLARSSGLYASLRAVPQFYAFHHRQRDPLYSDHLIYSPGVPVFRDDAGRLLEEPYRVAFLTSPAPNRRAIGDLRTVEEIGRVLRGRAAKVLAAARHHGHRRLVLGAWGCGVFGNDPAQVAETFAGLLLDGGPFAGRFAHVVFAVWDTAPGAPRHAAFARRFGSL; encoded by the coding sequence ATGAACAGACATTCACGCCGGGCGATCGCCGCCGAGACCGTCGAGATCCTCGAACGCGGCCGCTACACCGCCCCCTCCGGGCGGGTCGTGCCGATCGCCGATCACGTGGCGCAGGCCGTCCGGGGCACTCGGCTGTACCGGCCGGAGAAGCTGGCGGTGCTGCTGGAGGGGCTCGGCGCCGCTTCCGACGGCGCGCCGACCCGTATCGAGGTGACCGAGGAGACCACGCTCGCCGCCGCGCGCCGGCTGACCGGAGCGGCCGGCGACCAGGTGGCCTGCCTGAACTTCGCCTCGGCCGAGCACCCCGGCGGCGGTTTCCTCAGCGGCGCGCACGCCCAGGAGGAAGGGCTGGCCAGGTCGTCGGGCCTGTACGCCTCGCTGCGCGCCGTGCCGCAGTTCTACGCCTTCCACCACAGGCAGCGCGACCCGCTCTACAGCGACCACCTGATCTACTCGCCGGGGGTTCCGGTCTTCCGCGACGACGCCGGGCGTCTGCTGGAGGAGCCGTACCGGGTGGCGTTCCTCACCTCGCCCGCGCCCAACCGCCGCGCGATCGGCGACCTGCGGACGGTGGAGGAGATCGGGCGGGTGCTGCGCGGGCGGGCCGCCAAGGTGCTGGCCGCGGCCCGCCACCACGGCCACCGGCGGCTGGTGCTGGGCGCCTGGGGCTGCGGGGTGTTCGGCAACGACCCGGCCCAGGTCGCCGAGACGTTCGCCGGCCTGCTGCTGGACGGCGGCCCGTTCGCCGGCCGCTTCGCGCACGTGGTCTTCGCGGTCTGGGACACCGCCCCGGGCGCGCCCCGCCACGCGGCCTTCGCCCGCAGGTTCGGCTCCCTTTAG